The DNA region GGCAATACCACAGTTTTTTTATTTTTTACACTCTGTTTAATAAGTTGATATTTAAAACGGTACGGGGTAATAAAATCATATTCTTGGAGTTTTTGCACTTCTTCAAAATTAAAATTTTCATTAATTAAAATATAATTTCTACCATCTAAAGCATGATCAAAATATTTTTGGGCTATAAGCTTATCCTCATCATTAATAATAGCAGCAATAGGAGTATTAAGGTTTTTAGCTAATTTTATACTAAGATCAAATCCATCAAGAATTCCAAATTCACAAAAACTATTTACAAACACAAAATCATATTTACGTTTTAATTCCTCATATTCTTCTATAATAACATTAAAAAAATTATGTGGATCTTTACTAAATTCCTCCATAGCATCTCTAAAAGTAAAACCATAAGCACTTTTTAAAGTTTGATTAATATTAAATTCATCTAGCCAATTTTGCAAAACAGGTATACGATGTATATAAATTACAGGACAATAAATTGCAATATTTTTATACAATTTACTATAATTTTTAAGCAATTTTGAACTGATAATAGTATTAAGTTCATCACTCCTAGATCTCATTAAATAAAGATTCGCCATTATTTTCTCCTTACTTTTATAAATATGGAACACTCTTTGCTTTTTTAATTTTAACAAATAAAAATAAAAATTCCTATTTTTAAGGACAAAAAATGAAAAAAGTTTTATTTTATATGTTACCATTTGCATTTTTTGCTTGTTCAGCAACAGTTGATCCTCAAATTTCCATGAAACCTCCAGCTTATGTTGAAGAACTAGCTCCAAAACAAAGTAATAACATAGAAAGTGCACCAGGATCTCTTTTTGGCAAGGGAGACAATCCTTTATTTTCTGACAAAAAAGCTATGAATGTAAATGATTTAGTAACAGTTATTATACAAGAAAGTACTACCCAAAGTACACAAGCAAATAAAGCAACAAGTAGAACCAATACATCAAATTTAGGAGGTGGAACTCTAACAGGAGGTTCAGGTATTATAGCAGATGCACTTAATAAAGTTAATGCTTATTCTAATATAGGTTTCAAAACAAATAGTTCAAATAATTATACAGGAACAGGAACGCAAAGTAGAAATGAAAGTTTTAATACTACAGTTTCAACACGTGTAATTAAAATTTTATCTAATGGTAATTATTTTATTGAAGGCTCAAGAGAACTTTTAATCAATGGAGAAAAACAAATCATACAATTAAGTGGTATTATCCGTCCTTATGACATCAGTCAAGATAATACAATAGATAGCAAATACATAGCAGATGCTAAAATTTTATATAAAACAGAAGGTGAAGTAGATAAAAACACTAGAAAACCTTGGGGCAGCAAATTTATAGAAACAATATGGCCATTTTAAGATCAAAAGATCTTAATTGGCTTATTTTTTTGTTCTACTTTTTACTTCATCTTCAACTTCAATTAAAAATCTATCTACAAGTTCGCTTTCTTTAAGCTTAGCCACAACTTCCCCATGTCTTATCACAAGTCCTTGATTTTTACCAAAAGCTATAGCTACATCAGCTCCTTTAGCCTCTCCTAAAGCATTTACAACACAACCCATCACACTAATATTTAAAGGTTCTTTTATATGCTTAGTTTTCTCTTCAACAATTTTAATAGCACTGACTAAATCGCTTTGAATCCTTCCACAAGTTGGACATGAAATGATGTTTATCCCGCTTTTTTGCACCCCGCTATCTTGCAAAATAGCTTTTGCAACCCGAATTTCCTCCTCAAGCTCACCTGTCATAGAAACACGCATAGTATCACCTATACCCTTAAGAAGTAAATTGCCTAAAGCAATAGAACTTTTTATGGTACTATGAAATTGCGTCCCTGCTTCAGTTACACCCAAATGAAAAGGATAATCACAAAGCGGTCTAAGTCTTTCATAAGCCTCTATAGTTTTTCGAGTATCTGAAGTCTTCATTGAAATTTTAATATTTAAAAAATCAAGATCTTCTAAAAGCTTAATATTATACATAGCACTCTCAAGCATAGCTTCTATACCATAACCTAATTTATTACTAAATTGTTTTTCTATAGAACCATGATTAATCCCTATGCGTATAGGAATATTGCGCTCTTTACAAGCTTTAACAACTTCTTTAATATTTTCTTTAGAGCCTATATTACCTGGATTAATACGCACCCCATCAATAAACTGTGCACAATATACAGCTAAATTATGATTAAAATGAATATCAACTATTAAAGGTAAAGGACTTTGCTTTTTAATCTCTTTCAAAGCTCTTGCATCAATCATATCAAGGCAAGCTAAACGCACTATATTTGCCCCTGCAAAATAAAGACGATTAATTTGCTCCAAACAAGCTTCAATATCTCTTGTCTTAGCAAAAAGCATAGACTGAACTGAAATTGGTGCATTTCCACCTATTAAAACATCTCCCACTTTAATTTGCCTAGTTTGAAATCTTCTATACTCCATACTTTTACTTCTTGAAATTAAGATAATCAAAATTTTAACTTTTATTACTTTAATTAAAGTTTATTTTTGATATAATTTAACAATTTTATTTTAACCCTATATTTTTGAAAAATATTTAAGATAATAAAATGATAACAAGAAAAATAAAGAAAAATATTGCAAAATCTTCTACTTTATATAAAAAATAATTTAAATCAAAGTTTAGCCCAAATTCTTTTGCAAGCTTTAAAAAATTCAAAAAATGAAAATTTCTTTCATTTTGTTTTAGAAAACATTAAAATCATTTGCACTTGGCTTAATTCTAATGAATTTAAAAATAAATATTTAACAACTCAACATCCTTACCCTCCTTTAATTAACCCTAATTTTATAGAAATAGATGCAAGCAGATATTGTGCGGAATTAGCTTGGGATTTAAATCTACCTCTGCCTAAACGCTATAAATTTATTTATATTTCTCCTCATGGAGTTGGATCAGCAGCATTTTTAAGGTATCTTAATCAATGTTGTAATGTTATTTGTTTTGCTTCATGGGTTTTACCAAATGATGCAAAAGAAAGATATTGCATCAATTATATGTGTCTTAATGATAATACTATAAAACAATATGCTATTAATATCTCAGAAATCAATTTACCTTATTTTGACAAATATTTATCTTTAATAGACTACAACTGTGATATTATTTGCGGAGTACGTGATCCAATAGGAATACTAAAACACAACTGGGGTAGAGATTGGAGTAAAGTTCAAAGAAATTATCAAACCCAATTTAATTTAACTTATGATTGGCGCCATTATATCCATTTTTTATCTCATCAAAATCATCAAATAAAAATTGATCTTAATGAATTACAAAATGGAGTTTTTATTTTTTCTTATTTATTGAAATATTTTAATCAAGATAATATATATTACCTTGATATGGAAGAAATTAGCCATACAAAAGCCTTTAACACAATGAATTTATTAGCTAAAAAATTTAATTTCACTCCTCCTAATGAAGAACATTTAGACTTATTTAAAATTAAAGAATTTAGAGGATATATGCGTTATCTTTTTCCCATCACTCTTTATGCAAATTCAAAAGATATTCCCAATACTTTCTACTTAAATACTCCCAATAATAAAAAAAATCCCAATATTGATCATGTAAATAGTATTCCTATTATTTTAGACAGAGTGCATATAAATAATGAAAAAATTAATATAATACAAGAAATCATAAACAATGATTTATCTTATGATATGGGAGTATATATCGACAAAAATGATTTTAATCATTTAAAACAAAATAATCTCTTATTTACAACCATCAAACATTATTTATATGATTTTTTACATGAAATCAAAAAAACTATAGATGAAACTGAATTAAAAATGATGAAAGAAAAAGATGTAATATCTTATTTAAATAAAAACAAATCATTTCTTGATAAATTTTTTAATATTTTTGAAAATAATTTTTTTTCATTTAAAACAATATCGCAACGATATTCTTAGCTCTTGGAAATATTATCAAAAATTTATAAAAATATATGAAAAATCAAAAAACATCTAAATATTTATAATTATATAAAATCAATAGGATCAATATCAGCACTTACATTTTTAAATTGTAAAATATAATTTTCAA from Campylobacter hepaticus includes:
- the flgH gene encoding flagellar basal body L-ring protein FlgH; translation: MKKVLFYMLPFAFFACSATVDPQISMKPPAYVEELAPKQSNNIESAPGSLFGKGDNPLFSDKKAMNVNDLVTVIIQESTTQSTQANKATSRTNTSNLGGGTLTGGSGIIADALNKVNAYSNIGFKTNSSNNYTGTGTQSRNESFNTTVSTRVIKILSNGNYFIEGSRELLINGEKQIIQLSGIIRPYDISQDNTIDSKYIADAKILYKTEGEVDKNTRKPWGSKFIETIWPF
- the ispG gene encoding flavodoxin-dependent (E)-4-hydroxy-3-methylbut-2-enyl-diphosphate synthase, which codes for MEYRRFQTRQIKVGDVLIGGNAPISVQSMLFAKTRDIEACLEQINRLYFAGANIVRLACLDMIDARALKEIKKQSPLPLIVDIHFNHNLAVYCAQFIDGVRINPGNIGSKENIKEVVKACKERNIPIRIGINHGSIEKQFSNKLGYGIEAMLESAMYNIKLLEDLDFLNIKISMKTSDTRKTIEAYERLRPLCDYPFHLGVTEAGTQFHSTIKSSIALGNLLLKGIGDTMRVSMTGELEEEIRVAKAILQDSGVQKSGINIISCPTCGRIQSDLVSAIKIVEEKTKHIKEPLNISVMGCVVNALGEAKGADVAIAFGKNQGLVIRHGEVVAKLKESELVDRFLIEVEDEVKSRTKK